The nucleotide window TCGAGTTATTCTGGTAAAGATAGAGGAGGAGTTTCGTAACGCTGTCTGTCTTTGGTCTTGCAGTTCTCTCTGCGAGGATAGGTAGAGACCCATTTCAAATGTATCACCATTGGGATCAGGCTTCAAACGCTTATCATTAAATATGAGGGATCTGTTATGCGATAAAGTTgtattataatatattataccGAGGGATGGCGGTACAATAAGGTGTCGTAATGAGATATTAAAAGTTCTTGTCCTAGCTGATTGGTAAAAAAATCGCCATGAATGAGTGGCACTATGCCGTAGTTGAAACATCAGTATTTCCCTTTGCTTCTTGTATTGTGAGTATCTGCAAGCAATAATTGgttgatttttcaaagctAACgttatattaataatattaactTTAAAACGGACAAAAAAGTTGcgaataaatattaattcaACAAACGTTCCTCCGTAAAGAGACTATGtatctatttattttattttattttatattatGGTATGTTGTGTTGTTTTATAAGATGACGATGgtaattaaattttgttagTCTGATGATTATTTTTACAGTTGCTCGTCCTTTATGACGTCTATCAACCAGTCAAGACCTTCTGAGATCCCTTCCCCCTTAATTGCACTTGATGCCACGATGGACCAACTTCTATCCTTTAATTCTACAAGGTTTAATTCTTTAGACACTTCGCTGGCACTTAACGCACCAGGTTGATCTTGTTTATTGGCAAACACCAACAACGCAGCGTCCTGTAATTCCTCCTCTTGTAACATCAAATGCAGCTCCTTGGAAGCAGTACCCATTCTATCCTTATCAGTAGAATCCACCACGAATATAACAGCAGCGGTATCAGCATAATAGCAACGCCAGTAAGGTCTAATACTCGTCTGACCCCCCAAATCCCAAAcattcaacttcaaattcttaTACGTCAGAGTCTCCACATTGAACCCAATGGTAGGTTTCGTCGTGACCACCTCACCTATCTGTAGCCTATACAGGATTGTGGTTTTCCCAGCACCGTCCAACCCCAGGATTAAGATACGGAGTTCCTTGTTCACCCCCCATAATCTGTCAAACATCGAACTGAAAAAGTTACCCATTGTTGTCGCAAATCTACTTGCTGCCTGGTATCGTGTTATAGCGTTGAAACCAGTTTACCACCCTCACTTCACCACTATACACCGatcaatgaatcaattaCGTACAATGCTTTCAAtgtttcattcaaatcGAAAAACTGCGAAAAATTGAGCGACAGGGTAACAGCGGAAAATTGAATGTTCAAACAAGATGGAAGTGAATTGCCACtcaaagagaagaaacaacATCCACTACAGTAAGTAAAGAGGGTCCCATGTCCGAAGTCGAACGCCATAATGTGCTCATGAAACCACAAACGCTGGATAGTGTTACAGGTGAAGTCCTCGTGCGTAAATCAACCGGGAAACAGAGGATCAGGAAGGGACAGACCGTGGAACAGTATAATGAACAATTATATCAATATTTCCAGGTGGAAAAGGGTCCCATGCAGACACCTGAGGGATGGATGAGTCAGGATGTGATGAATGCAAGCGAGAAAAATGATTTATCCTTGAAGCAGAACCGGTTGGTCCTTTTGAATTGGGCATACAAGATGTATTACCTAGGTGAATGGGATAAATGTGACAAGTATTGTTTGCATTTGAAGGATTTATTTGGGCCTTACAATCTGGGGAAAAAGAAGATCCAAAAGGAGATGGAGGAATTGGATTATATGATAGAGAAATGCCAATTGAAGGTTGTGGCCAAACAATTACAGGATAATCTGTGATTACGTAACAGCACATCGATGATTTTTTACAATTTCGAAGAACATCGGTCTCTTTACAATGTAATTGGATCTTTCGATGGAGGATGACTTTTATAGAATGGGACACGCAAAAGACCAAAATAAGATCTTTTGATACATCTAACTATGATAATAAGGACTGTGATACATAACCGTGTAACGATATCAACCATAATTTCACGAAAACAAGGGGTACGCCTAATCTCAAATACTTGGAAACCACAAATGACATTTGAGGGTAATACCCAAGGAATCGCAGCTTCAGATGAAGAGAGAATGAAATCAGTATTTGGTGGGAGAATAAAGGGGGAGCCCCCCAGATCAACAAGTCGAATTCTTACTGGAGGAATAAAGACCATTGCTGGAGTTAATGTGCCTGGTAGACCTTTAGAACCTGATAATTGCTGCATGTCCGGTTGTGTTAATTGCGTTTGGGAGatatataatgaagatattaGGGATTGGAAGGAGAAACGTAAAATTGCTGCTGATAAGATAAAAGGCACCAATGAAATTTGGCCCGCTGATTGGAATCCACCCTTGGCATTATTAGAACTACAAAATATTCCTGAATCTCTGCATGATATCAAGATCAAATACGAGCTGCAGAATCAAACTGAAGctaaaaaaataatatccAAAAAGGAAACTTCTCATCTTTTCCCGAAGAGAACTACACCGTTACCGAAATCTGTCATTGAAGCCAAGGATAAACATCGTTTGAGAGCTTTGacaaaagaggaaaataaGCGCTTTCAGGAGATTGAGGATGATAAGGAAGGCTGGGGTAGTGTTCCCGTGTATATTAAGGCATTTGCTCAATTTGAAAGTATGCAACGgcagaagaaattaaagaaggcTCAGCtatcaaaagaaaagaaggcTTTCTCCAAAATACAAAGCATTAAATATTAGCATATAACTTCAGTAGCAACTTTAATAGTAAGTAAATACTGAACCACTCATAAACTATATTTTTCTAtctttttatttgttttgcTTTATAAACCTTTATAGAGTAGTTATGTTAgaacattattattttattttcttaaattattaaatacatTTGGTCGGGAAAGAGAATTTATCTTGTATGCATCTATTCCTTAGCATTTTCCTTAGCTTCAGCTTCAGCCTTTCTTTGAGCAGCTAACTTGGCAGATAGATCAGCCATCTTACTAGCTTCTTGGTTGGATCTCAAAGCTTGtctcttttcttcttccttagCCAAATATCTACCTCTGATCATGTTACCTAGAGATGCTAATTCTTCATACTTAGCAATGTACTTAGCCTTAATGGAATCGTAACCTTCATCGTATAACCATTCTTCAGCCTTAGCTAACATACCAGTCAACTTAGTCTTTTCAGCTTCAGAGGCAAATGGAGcatattcttcttccaacTTACCACGTAAAGTGTAAATGTATTCTTCCAAGGCGTTCTTACGATCTTCAGTTTCAGCAACCAATTTATCTTGAGCAAACATAGCATTTCCTTTTCGATCAAGTCATTCAATGGCTTACCTTCCAAGGCAAAAGTGTGAGCAACAATAGTCAAAGCATCCTTCTTGACGGTCTTGGTAACTTCTCTGAATTCAGGTTCAGCATCTTCTGGAGCATCTTCTGGTAATGGAACAACTTCTTGAACCTTAATGTCTTCGACAGTGTAAGCTTCTTCAATAGTGTGCAAGCCAGATGGGTCACATCTCAAGACAACCTTGACTGGAACAGATTCAGCACCTTCTGGAACTTGTAACCCAGTAATTTCCCATTTAGCAATGTCAGCCTTAGTACCCTTTGGTAATTGTTCTGGGGTAGTGTAGTAAGCAGACATTTGGAAATCACCAGTACGTTGTAAAGTAATCAACTTGGTAGATGGGAAGGTAGAGCCAGCTGGGAAAACTTCCAtagattcttcttcttcaacttgCTTATCCCAAGAGTAGGAAACAGAGTATGGATGAATATCTTCGAATTTGAATGGTCTAACTCTCAAAGTTGGGGAGTGGATGGCACAGATGAACGCAGCACCCTTAGCAATAGCTTCATCTTGGTTCAAAGTGGTAGATAATGGCTTGTTGAAGGCTTCAGAGATGGAGTTCTTCAAAGTTGGGATACGGGTAGTACCACCAATGATTTCAACGAAATCAATGTCTTCGACGGTTAGGTTAGCTTGAGCAAGAGCCTTGGTAACTGGTTCAGTGACACGGGTCAACAATGGCTTAACTAgttcttctaattcttcacGGGTCATAGAGGATGAAACATCGACATCATCCATAACAGATTCAGCAGAGAATGGTGCTTGAGTGTTAGCAGAAAGGACCTTCTTTAACTTTTCAGCAGCAGTTAAGATTCTGTTATAAGCCTTAGCGTTAGTTCTAATATCAATCTTGTACTTGGACTTGAATTCATCGGCGAAATGTTCAGTAATGGCACGGTCGAAATCTCTACCACCGAAATGTTTGTCGTAGGCAGTACCTAAAACCTTTAATTCACCCTTCTTGAAAGCCATGATGGAACAGGTGTAAGAAGAATGACCAATATCAACAAAGGCGACAATTCTTGGCTTAGCGTCACCTTCTGGTAGATCGGTCTTAAAGACACCGTATGAGACGGCAGCAGCAGTAACATCGTTGACAATTCTAACTGGGTTTAAACCTGCAACCTTGGCAGCATCAGCTATGGAGTAACGTTGTTCTTCACTGTACCAAGCTGGGACAGCGATACAGATATCGTTAATGTTAGATTTAGTTTCTTGTTGAACAGTGTTCTTAACCTTACCAATGAACATGGCAGCTAATTGGGTGGCAGAGAAAGTCTTACTTTCACCAGCAAGTCTGACTTGAGTACCAACCTTCTTGTCATCTAATTCAACCAACTTGGAGCTGAAGAATTGAGATTCAGTAGAGAAATCTGGGTGAGTGTAGTCTAAACCAACAATTCTCTTCAAGTTACCAACAGTGTTCTTGATGTTGGAAGTTTCCTTGGTCTTACCAGCTTCACCTAAGAATCTGTTCTTTTGACCGAAACCAACCAAAGATGGGGTGGAACGGTTGGAAACTTCATTGACGACGATGTCAATACCTCTGTTTCTGGCAACGGCCAAGACGGAGTTGTTGTTACCTAAATCTAAACCAAATGGAGTACTCATTTTTCACTTGAAGTTGTTCTGGTGGGTCAGTTTTGGATCTTAAGagataaataataaaatcGTGTTAAGCAACTCTTGTATTAACT belongs to Naumovozyma castellii chromosome 3, complete genome and includes:
- the DPC25 gene encoding Dpc25p (ancestral locus Anc_8.591) yields the protein MIIRTVIHNRVTISTIISRKQGVRLISNTWKPQMTFEGNTQGIAASDEERMKSVFGGRIKGEPPRSTSRILTGGIKTIAGVNVPGRPLEPDNCCMSGCVNCVWEIYNEDIRDWKEKRKIAADKIKGTNEIWPADWNPPLALLELQNIPESLHDIKIKYELQNQTEAKKIISKKETSHLFPKRTTPLPKSVIEAKDKHRLRALTKEENKRFQEIEDDKEGWGSVPVYIKAFAQFESMQRQKKLKKAQLSKEKKAFSKIQSIKY
- the NCAS0C01850 gene encoding uncharacterized protein (ancestral locus Anc_8.594), whose translation is MSEVERHNVLMKPQTLDSVTGEVLVRKSTGKQRIRKGQTVEQYNEQLYQYFQVEKGPMQTPEGWMSQDVMNASEKNDLSLKQNRLVLLNWAYKMYYLGEWDKCDKYCLHLKDLFGPYNLGKKKIQKEMEELDYMIEKCQLKVVAKQLQDNL
- the SSE1 gene encoding adenyl-nucleotide exchange factor SSE1 (ancestral locus Anc_8.590), whose product is MSTPFGLDLGNNNSVLAVARNRGIDIVVNEVSNRSTPSLVGFGQKNRFLGEAGKTKETSNIKNTVGNLKRIVGLDYTHPDFSTESQFFSSKLVELDDKKVGTQVRLAGESKTFSATQLAAMFIGKVKNTVQQETKSNINDICIAVPAWYSEEQRYSIADAAKVAGLNPVRIVNDVTAAAVSYGVFKTDLPEGDAKPRIVAFVDIGHSSYTCSIMAFKKGELKVLGTAYDKHFGGRDFDRAITEHFADEFKSKYKIDIRTNAKAYNRILTAAEKLKKVLSANTQAPFSAESVMDDVDVSSSMTREELEELVKPLLTRVTEPVTKALAQANLTVEDIDFVEIIGGTTRIPTLKNSISEAFNKPLSTTLNQDEAIAKGAAFICAIHSPTLRVRPFKFEDIHPYSVSYSWDKQVEEEESMEVFPAGSTFPSTKLITLQRTGDFQMSAYYTTPEQLPKGTKADIAKWEITGLQVPEGAESVPVKVVLRCDPSGLHTIEEAYTVEDIKVQEVVPLPEDAPEDAEPEFREVTKTVKKDALTIVAHTFALEGKPLNDLIEKEMLCLLKINWLLKLKIVRTPWKNTFTLYVVSWKKNMLHLPLKLKRLS
- the ARL1 gene encoding Arf family GTPase ARL1 (ancestral locus Anc_8.597), which translates into the protein MGNFFSSMFDRLWGVNKELRILILGLDGAGKTTILYRLQIGEVVTTKPTIGFNVETLTYKNLKLNVWDLGGQTSIRPYWRCYYADTAAVIFVVDSTDKDRMGTASKELHLMLQEEELQDAALLVFANKQDQPGALSASEVSKELNLVELKDRSWSIVASSAIKGEGISEGLDWLIDVIKDEQL